TATCTTTTGTTCTCATCTTTATTAATGGGTAATTTGATAAAGGAGCACTATTGATGCTTTTTCAACAGACCTCAAAGGTATCTGTTTCCAAGTATCTTTGTTTTTTTCTGATTAAGTATTTCTAGTATAATGTAACTAGCATAACGAGGAAAGTTGGTTTGTGATGAAAATATTGCATACAGCGGATTGGCATTTAGGGAAAATTGTAAACAATGTATATATGACAGTAGACCAGGAAGATATTTTACATAAGCTGATGGAAATTGTGCGTGCTTATCAGCCGGATGCGGTTATTATCGCCGGTGATTTATACGATCGGTCGATCCCTCCAAAAGAAGCAGTGGATCTGCTTAACCGGACGTTAACGAAGCTTATCCAGGAGTTTAACATTCCTGTTCTGGCGATATCAGGTAACCATGACAGTGCAGACCGTCTTGAATTTGGCGCCCAGATTTTTCGATCCCAGGGTCTTTATTTGGATACAAAATTGTCTCAACCTTATCACCCTGTCACGTTAGAAGATGAGCACGGCCCTGTTCACTTTCACTTAATCCCTTATGTAGAACCGGCAGAAGTAGCGCACTGGCTTGAAGATTCGGCGATTAAAAGCCACCATCAAGCGACAGAAAGAATCATTGATTACATCAGCACCCACTATGACATGAGCGAACGACACTTGTGGGTTGGCCACGCCTTCATCGCAGGGGGGATGGAATCAGAATCTGAAGAACGATTATCAATGGTAGGCGGGTCACCGTATGTAGATGCCGGCTTATTCGACGAATTTTCTTATGTAGCCCTAGGACACCTGCACCAGGCACAGAAAATAAAAAGAGAAGCAGTCAGATATTCCGGTTCGATTCTCAAGTATTCGTTTTCTGAGGTTCATCACAAAAAATCAGTGACGATGGTTCATCTAGGTGAAGAGGGCGTTAACCATCTTGAAAAACTTCCGCTTTACCCTAAAAGAGATTTTGAAATCGTAGAAGGGTACTTTTCAGAGCTGCTTGAAGGGGATAAAGCGGCCAACCCTGAGAATTATTTGTATATCCGGCTTCTTGATGACGGGCAGATTCTCGATCCGATGGGCAAGCTCAGGAAAGTATATCCAAATATTCTTCATTTAGAGAGGGCCCGTTTATCGCCGGACAAAAACGCAGGCAACCGAGAGGAACTAAAGCAGCGGCAGAAAATGGAGCCTGTCGACCTTTTTACTTCATTTTATAAGGATATCAAAGGGGAAGAACTCCCCGAACATCGGCGGGAGCTTATTCAGACAGCGATTGAAAGCCTGAGAAAAGAAGACAGGGAGAGGTAGCGATATGAGAGCACTGCGACTGACTATGAATGCGTTTGGTCCTTTTAAACATAAACAGCACGTAGACTTTACAGAGCTTGGAGAAGAGTCGATTTTTTTAATTACGGGACCGACGGGAGCAGGAAAAACTTCCATTTTTGATGCGATGTGTTTTGCGTTATATGGTAGAGCTAGCGGAACGGACCGCGATCAGGATACCTTAAAGAGCCACTTTGCCACTCCCGAAGAAACGACGTACGTGGAATTTGAATTTATGCTTCGAGGCAAGCATTATCGTATCGTGCGCCATCCGAAGCAGATGAAGAAAAAGGAGCGCGGAGAAGGTTTTAAGGAAGAGCCGACCCGGGCTGATTTCTATATACTTCAAAACGGGGAAAAACGCCTGATGGCTTCTAAGATTAAGGAAGTCAATGAGATGGTTGAGGAATTATTACGGCTTGACTATGAGCAGTTCAGAAAAATGATTATGATTCCCCAGGGAGAGTTTAGAAGATTAATCTCTGAAAATAGTAAAGAGCGGGAAGAGATTTTACAAAAGATCTTTCGCACATATTTCTATTCCGAGTTAACGGATCATTTCCGCTCAGCAGCCAAAGGACTCGAAAGCAAAATTAACGAATTTGATTGGAAAATTACTCAGGAAATCGAGAATGTTCAGTGGGAGGAGCCGCCTGAAGACGAAAAGCTGCCTGCAGCAGTAGTAAAGGACCTGGAAGTCCTGATCCAAAAACAAAAAATTGCGGTGGAAAAGACAGAAGAAAAGCATGCCGAGCTTCAGGCGAAAACAGAGCAGGCGTCTGATACTTATCATAAGGCTCAAGGAGTTGAAGAATTATTCAGAGAGAAAAGTAGCCTTATAGAGGAACAAAAAGGACTCACCTCAAAAGCAGTAGAAATTAAAGATATTGAAAAACAAATAGAACTCGCCCAAAAAGCTTTAGAAGTAAAACCTTACGAACGGCAGCTGAAGGAACGAAAAGAAGAAAGCGTTAAGCTGCAGAAATTGGTCGAACAAAGGGGCAAGCTTCGAAAAGAGCTGGAAGCTAAAAGTAATCTGATGACAGAAAAATATAAGGAAGAACGAGAAAAGGAAAGCGAGCGCGAATCCTTAAAAGAGCAGCTCAAACACAATCAGCAGCTGAGAGATAAGCTTGATGAATACTTGAACCTTAAGAAACAGGTCAAAGAAAATGAACAATCGCTGCGTGTAAAAGAAGAACAAAAACAGCAATTTACGAAGAAAAAGAATGAACTCGAACACCAAAAAGAAAAAATGTCCGAGGTTATGGCTGAGGAAAGAGAAATAACAAAAGCCCTCTATGAAGAAAAGCAGAAGCTGACAGATTTAGAAAGAACGTTAAAGAATGCAGAGCGGCTTTTTGCGGAGTGGCGAAAGCTTTTAGATTTACGAAAGCATTTTGACAATTTGAGAAAAGAAGCAAGACAGGAAGAAAAACTGAGAGATTCGGCTAAGGCTAAATATGAACAGGTGGTTGAAGCTCTTCAGCAAAACCATGCCTATCACCTCGCTGCACAGCTGACTCCAGGCGGCTTCTGTCCTGTCTGCGGCTCCTTGGAACATCCGAGCCTTGCAGAAAAGCCGGAAGAAATTCCTTCAAATGAAAATATTGATCAGCTGAAAAGAGAATATGAGAAGTATGAAAAACTCTACTTAAATAAACATGAGCAGATGACAACAGCTAAGGTAAGAGGCACATCTCAAAGAGAACTTGTTGAATCTATTAAAGAAGAAAGTAAAGACCTTAAGGTTGAAGAGCTAACTTCTGAAGTTATCCAGGAAAAATTGGAGAAGCTCCGCCAAAATTACCAGCAGACGAAAAGCACAGTAAACAGCTGGCAGAAAAAGCTTGCTGAAGTGGAAGAAACAGGGGAAAAGCTTAAAGAAATAGAAGCCCAGCTTGCTACAGCCATTCAACAAGAAGAAGCTTGTGTGAACGAACTGCTAAAAGTGAAAGAAGGTAAAGTATCGCTGGAGGCTCAAGTGAAGTATTATGAAAGCCAGTATCAATTCCCTGAGGAAAGTGCTCTAGGGATGGAACAAATTGTTCAACATACGAAACAGAAACTTAAAAAAGCGCTGGAGAGCTGGCAGTCGATACAGCAGCAGTATCAGGAAACGAGCGAGCACCTCCAGCGGGCAGCAACAGAAGAACGAGAAAGCGAACGGCAGCTTAAGCAGGCGTTTGGCACTCTTGAAAATAAAAAAATAGAGCATGATCAAACGCTCCGCCATTTTGGATTCAGCGATGAAGAAGACTACCAAAAAGCCCTTCTTGAACCAGGGGAAATACAAAAGCTTAAGGATCAAACTGATCAGTATTACCGCCGGAAGACTGCCGTTGAGGACAGGCTGCAGTCCCTTGAAGATAAAATCAAAGACGTCAGCCGTCCGGATTTAAAAAGGCTTTATGAAGCCTGGCAGCAAGTGAAGCAAGAAGCGCTCACTGTCCAGCAGCAGGTGAGTGAACAGCTTTTACAGTTTAAGCATAATGAAAAGATATATGCGAATTTGCAGCAGCTCATCCAGCAGCAGGAAAAAGTCGCTAAAGATTATTATGATCTAGCGGAGATTTCCAACTTAGCAAAAGGAGACAATCCGCTTAGGCTGTCTCTTGAACGCTACGTATTGGCTTCCTACTTAGATGAAATTCTTCTGCAGGCCAATCTTCGCCTTGATCAAATGAGTGATCACCGCTATCAGCTGATCAGAAGCGAACAAATTGCTAAACGCGGAGCTCAAAGCGGGCTCGATCTTGAAGTCATTGACCACCATACAGGTCAGACGAGGTCTGTCCGTACGTTGTCAGGAGGAGAGGGATTTAAAGCCAGTTTGAGTCTCGCACTGGGAATGGCGGATGTTGTACAGGCACACTCGGGCGGCGTTCAGCTGGACACCTTGTTTATAGACGAAGGGTTTGGTACTTTAGATGAGGTCTCGCTCGAGCAGGCGATTAACTGCTTAAGAAGCCTTCAGGATGGGAATCGTATGTTAGGTGTAATTTCTCACGTGCAGCAGCTGAAGGAAGAAATACCAGCAAAACTGCAGGTTTACCCAAGCTCGTCAGGATCGAGCGTTCAGTTTAGCTTTCAATAAAGAAAGGAGAGGTGGCACAATGGCTACGCCGCTTTCAATGGAATGGACGATCATAACGGATGGAAAAGAAAAAAGAGTATTTCCCAATGACAATTTATTTGAGATCATATTTGAAGGATATAAAATTTTCCCGCTGAATGAGCGGATTGAAATAAAAAGAAATATTCGCTCTGACCAAATAGGGGCAGGAAGAATAGAAGAATTGGTTCTCAAAGAAAATACAACAATTTGTAAATATCGATTGATTTCCTTACATTCTGTCAACTGATCGGGGTGGCTGATTTTATTTTCTGTCAGTTTGTGCGCTTCCCCGGGAAATACTGCAACTGAATTTTTCGGAAATTTGGCTGAAAAAGGAGTAAGAAAAGGAGTATTTTATGTCTGTTTTTTCAAATGACTGGTCGGATGTATTACAAGCAGAAATGGAAAAGCC
This window of the Halobacillus sp. Marseille-Q1614 genome carries:
- a CDS encoding SbcC/MukB-like Walker B domain-containing protein encodes the protein MRALRLTMNAFGPFKHKQHVDFTELGEESIFLITGPTGAGKTSIFDAMCFALYGRASGTDRDQDTLKSHFATPEETTYVEFEFMLRGKHYRIVRHPKQMKKKERGEGFKEEPTRADFYILQNGEKRLMASKIKEVNEMVEELLRLDYEQFRKMIMIPQGEFRRLISENSKEREEILQKIFRTYFYSELTDHFRSAAKGLESKINEFDWKITQEIENVQWEEPPEDEKLPAAVVKDLEVLIQKQKIAVEKTEEKHAELQAKTEQASDTYHKAQGVEELFREKSSLIEEQKGLTSKAVEIKDIEKQIELAQKALEVKPYERQLKERKEESVKLQKLVEQRGKLRKELEAKSNLMTEKYKEEREKESERESLKEQLKHNQQLRDKLDEYLNLKKQVKENEQSLRVKEEQKQQFTKKKNELEHQKEKMSEVMAEEREITKALYEEKQKLTDLERTLKNAERLFAEWRKLLDLRKHFDNLRKEARQEEKLRDSAKAKYEQVVEALQQNHAYHLAAQLTPGGFCPVCGSLEHPSLAEKPEEIPSNENIDQLKREYEKYEKLYLNKHEQMTTAKVRGTSQRELVESIKEESKDLKVEELTSEVIQEKLEKLRQNYQQTKSTVNSWQKKLAEVEETGEKLKEIEAQLATAIQQEEACVNELLKVKEGKVSLEAQVKYYESQYQFPEESALGMEQIVQHTKQKLKKALESWQSIQQQYQETSEHLQRAATEERESERQLKQAFGTLENKKIEHDQTLRHFGFSDEEDYQKALLEPGEIQKLKDQTDQYYRRKTAVEDRLQSLEDKIKDVSRPDLKRLYEAWQQVKQEALTVQQQVSEQLLQFKHNEKIYANLQQLIQQQEKVAKDYYDLAEISNLAKGDNPLRLSLERYVLASYLDEILLQANLRLDQMSDHRYQLIRSEQIAKRGAQSGLDLEVIDHHTGQTRSVRTLSGGEGFKASLSLALGMADVVQAHSGGVQLDTLFIDEGFGTLDEVSLEQAINCLRSLQDGNRMLGVISHVQQLKEEIPAKLQVYPSSSGSSVQFSFQ
- a CDS encoding DUF2584 family protein codes for the protein MATPLSMEWTIITDGKEKRVFPNDNLFEIIFEGYKIFPLNERIEIKRNIRSDQIGAGRIEELVLKENTTICKYRLISLHSVN
- a CDS encoding exonuclease SbcCD subunit D, with the translated sequence MKILHTADWHLGKIVNNVYMTVDQEDILHKLMEIVRAYQPDAVIIAGDLYDRSIPPKEAVDLLNRTLTKLIQEFNIPVLAISGNHDSADRLEFGAQIFRSQGLYLDTKLSQPYHPVTLEDEHGPVHFHLIPYVEPAEVAHWLEDSAIKSHHQATERIIDYISTHYDMSERHLWVGHAFIAGGMESESEERLSMVGGSPYVDAGLFDEFSYVALGHLHQAQKIKREAVRYSGSILKYSFSEVHHKKSVTMVHLGEEGVNHLEKLPLYPKRDFEIVEGYFSELLEGDKAANPENYLYIRLLDDGQILDPMGKLRKVYPNILHLERARLSPDKNAGNREELKQRQKMEPVDLFTSFYKDIKGEELPEHRRELIQTAIESLRKEDRER